In one Limosilactobacillus oris genomic region, the following are encoded:
- a CDS encoding NUDIX hydrolase, with amino-acid sequence MAYIADLRAQAGHRPLILTSASGALIDKAGAVLLQERADTGDWGFPGGYMDYGETFAQTLVREFKEDAGLMVAPVKLLQLQDSDLYTYPNGDQVQPVNAFYLVRLLSQDDYPVKPAETVRTARFPLTGQPPRFFNQQHAAMWTVARDYFRQHRAEIIR; translated from the coding sequence ATGGCGTATATTGCAGATTTGCGGGCGCAGGCCGGTCACCGGCCATTGATCTTGACTAGCGCGTCGGGAGCGTTGATTGATAAAGCTGGCGCTGTTCTCTTGCAAGAGCGGGCTGATACCGGCGACTGGGGCTTCCCTGGCGGCTACATGGATTATGGTGAGACCTTTGCCCAGACCCTTGTCCGGGAGTTTAAGGAGGACGCCGGGCTAATGGTGGCGCCGGTAAAGCTCCTCCAGCTCCAGGACAGTGACCTGTATACCTATCCGAATGGTGATCAGGTGCAGCCCGTCAACGCCTTTTACCTGGTGCGGTTGCTAAGCCAGGATGATTATCCAGTCAAACCCGCGGAAACGGTGCGAACCGCCCGCTTCCCGCTCACTGGTCAGCCGCCCCGCTTCTTTAACCAGCAGCATGCGGCAATGTGGACGGTGGCGAGGGATTATTTTCGTCAGCACCGGGCGGAAATAATTCGCTAA
- a CDS encoding DUF1836 domain-containing protein — translation MGIIRRQMRSATQELIMPRYDDLPRLGLYLEQVTRYLNQTFDGLAPLRISTGTVSSYVKRGIVGHSHQRQYDRDQLAALIFMAACRRVATFDDLRFLLQVQARNHDLAAAYDYFCARLEEDYQYVFGLRADLPAIGTDDSDEKAALDKLLWMVACHLYWHSYLNQARQNHNS, via the coding sequence ATGGGAATTATCAGACGGCAAATGCGGAGTGCGACCCAGGAGCTGATTATGCCGCGCTACGACGATTTACCACGACTAGGACTCTACTTAGAACAGGTAACCCGCTATTTAAACCAGACCTTTGATGGCCTGGCACCCCTGCGCATTTCCACGGGGACCGTTAGCAGTTACGTAAAGCGGGGGATTGTTGGTCATTCCCACCAGCGGCAATATGACCGGGACCAACTTGCTGCTTTGATTTTTATGGCGGCGTGCCGGCGGGTCGCTACCTTTGACGACTTGCGTTTTTTACTGCAAGTCCAGGCCCGGAACCATGACCTGGCCGCGGCCTATGACTACTTTTGCGCCCGCTTAGAAGAAGACTACCAGTACGTCTTCGGCCTGCGCGCGGATTTGCCAGCCATCGGCACCGATGACTCGGATGAAAAGGCGGCTTTAGATAAGCTATTGTGGATGGTTGCCTGCCACCTGTACTGGCATTCCTACCTTAACCAGGCACGGCAGAACCATAATTCATAG